The sequence below is a genomic window from Glandiceps talaboti chromosome 14, keGlaTala1.1, whole genome shotgun sequence.
AAACTCAGCCAGAATTAGTTTACCATATAGCCAGTAATTAGTGGACATGAAGTATAACCATCATACTGTGGTTTTGGAGACTTGCCTTTCATAACAGCTTTCAATGATTGGTCAAGAACACCACATTGTCCAGCTACAGCAGCTGCTGTTCTAGAAATTGGAATATTTGTACAATCTCCAATCCCAAACACATTGGGGTATTGTTTATGTTGACACGTTTCCTTGACAACATCCATAAATCCAGTAGAGTCTGATAAAGTGCTGGACTGTAACACTCTGGGTGGTTCCATTGGTGGACACACATGTAACATCTCATAAGGAAATGACACCCTTTCTTTGTCTTCCGTATTCAGCTTTTCAAAGACAGCTTCTCTTTTCTCAGCATTGACTTCCACCAAATTATGTTGGTAGTTAACGTTGATATTTCTGGTCTGTACAATTTCAAGAAGAGACTTTGCATACTTCTTAACAGCAAATATGACACCACCAGCTGTGTTAAACATAACATTGGCATTATCTCTCTTACCATGTTTACGGAAATAGTCCTTAGCTAAATACATAATCTTCTGTGGTGCCCCAGCACATTTGATAGGATTGGTTGGGAAGGTAAAGATAGCATTACCTTCATTGAAGTTTTGTATTGCTGGAAATTTTTTCTGCACGTACTTATAGGAATAGTTGGAACAAACACCAAAGTCAGTGTCCAGTGCGTCAACTAAACCTGCCACtttgttattacaaatttcagcAATTATAACAAATGTCGGTTGCacaatgccttccgtaagggcaaagttttgagattgtcgttcctacagacaattgatggaatacaacagaacatatgcaataagttattttctCTCATTTATTGCTGTTTGCCCCTTGCTGTAGCAATCTCCTGGCCAACagcaacatgtaatgtgaagctttatagaacattGTAGAATAGAACTCATTGTAGAAATAGTTTTAATGGCCAAAagaagagaattgtttctggtcagtgtgtATCGCTTAAATACTGCCCTCACCCCTTTCCCGCGTCAACTTTTtaagctccgctgtcagcgacagctgaaagcgtagctttaggtataggtgggtattgaggtatagagtataggtgaatcattggtgtccgtcaactttttatattttcatcatcttctccaaaagtgacagtcagaattcttcgatattggtactgtgcatgttccctgggaggctattcagatttgttcatgccaagttgatctgtgctattttcaattatttatgtttttggtttttttaaatgatattttcatcatctcctcaaatactacttgtcagattgctttgatttcaggtgtgttgatgcgcagggggtagcttactcagatttgttaatttcaagtcaacacatcttcttttctattttttatgattttgtttttgtaatttaacaaaaataataatatgttaatgagcattgtgaccgacgccatattggaaatcagtccacgagactttaagtaaactgcaacttttctaaagacactattgacgtcaaacaagcaatgtaatatgtactatagtcataattctacgcattgtgtgcccaaatgacaagtgtttgttcgaaaaagggttgtaaacttcaaatccaaattcttcACCCCTTCTaaataatcagccagtccgcaataccctcatttgcatacaatctatcatAACGACcgttacactttgaatggccTTATTTTTCAGTATTTCACTAGAGTCCCCCATATTAGATACTGAAAACACCGAAACCTCAACATCTCTTCTTTTGTGCCAGCcaaataaattttggcattacatttaggaataccgattttccgacgaattcgggacgcatacttgaggccctgaaatttaGACCcagtttttcgctcatagtttcctcagtatggaccggaaagtttacaaatttcacaaaaaggtggatttttatgtgttttaaataaccatggcaagtaaatttagtaggatcgttgtgtaacggtCCAGActgttcaagaattttcggtagaaacgactgatttgacccggaagttgaACTTCTGGCCtcatttgaccgggcgattttccacagtcAGCAGCTAGCAACGcgggagttcttggtactcactaaaataacacttcagacccactataaaaaagtgatgttttcagataacatgtaacttgtgattaattctatattgtcgtgcaatttggagtgacattGAACTAGAATGAAGATAACTCACGTAAGCAAGGCAAGGCATGCCTAGGCCATAAAGGCGTGCGGGTGAAGTTAGAGCAGTACATacagtgaatcgaccaaactttgtttattggccgacagtttacatgtaaacgcaGATAActagtgttagttatctgtgatgtaaacgacatgaacatgtcttgccatttccaaaatgcaaatatttggcaagtaaaaatacataaaataattacaactttaatttggttTCAGACTTTGCATGTTTAGCGTATCTTTCCCCGGTTTatatgtaaatccgaaaaggttctctctagtcatgtcagtgatcatactgGGGCTGatttgagtacgagcgaggtgaagcattgaggtattttgttgagaattatagatattgcgaaatgtcaagtacaaggtttaaatacaattgaatgatgaaaaaaaaattggccgagtctgctgaccgGCGCCAGTCACATTACACTccgtaaatttaaatattagacgatgttatggctactacaagttgaatgttgttgacaattaatcttatggacagtgtttttggtaaatttgttagaaaattgaaattcgaattgcctcaaaattattttagatccctagtttattttattcattatcaaaattttccagagttaaagctgtaagacactggaattatttatagccaacctcaaaaatcctctgtgtgtgtgtgtgtgtgtgtgtgcgtgcatttcccagtcatttttctgagattttgtgtaattttcataacagtaacatttttttataaaatggtgactatggcataaaagtataatattttaccaactttctgtgtaaaatgtgttttatagtaagacatcatatgaaaccactaaccactttattacatcactaccaaaacaaaaactaaaaagaacagcggaACTATTCTGACCGAAAGGTCGCTtgtttcatgtttgtccagccaattcagactgcagatgaaagggaaaacacaaaagtaactctctaCACATCAATTGCTActtcaatgaagacaactgcatAACTtatcatgaactagcctatgacatctaccccacatacacacttgctgtaaagtactaaataaaaataatttgttgagaatgttaTAAAAAATACTACTTTAGACAATATTTCCTGActagaaacattttttttgtgtgttgcCTACTggaaatatgccaataacttatcaaaactgaaagctacatcaataacattttaagctttggtattgcaaatgtatgtaccacattatattgaatttgaagcattcactcttgagatatagcctaatataccgaaaaccattaacaacgtaaattgctcattaatattcatgtgatacttaccaaaatctaatcagttcttgccattacccaaCAGAACACGTGCCAAATTTCGCTTGAATTGAGCCAGttcttttttttagaaaatggtgatacagacacacacacacacagacacagacacacagatttttcatccctaatatataaccttccgtACGGAAGGTAATAGAAAGATGGTGGACATAAAACTAATTAATTGTTCCAATGTATCGCTTGACCGAAATTCACACTTTCTATTAAATCCTTCTTTTCATCGGCTGGTGTACGCATCCCAAAAAAACCTTACCAACGTTAACATTGCCATATTTTTGATAATCAGCTCGAGTCAactaatacaagtaaaaacCACCTGATTTAAATCAAAACTTGTCTGACTACAATCTACTGCATGTTATAGCCTGCCTCACATTTCAtctactgactgaatgaagatcTCTGTtggtaatattttcatcaacCCCTGATGTTAACATGTACCATTGTAGGTGAGATATTATTTGAGCCACTTAATAGAATGTGGCAAGAATTTTGTCCAGCCAGACGACATTTTCTTCCAGTTTTTGTGACTTAGAATTTAATTGTAATGTTGGCGACTTCATAATGGATTATTTTTAACATTTCGACGTGTCATCAGACGATAACACTTAGAAGTATTACATTTTTGGTGAGCTAGACGATGTGGTTTGGTAGTCTAAGATTGTGAATACATTCAAACGATCAAACACGATTAATATATTTGTCGTGCCAGACAACAATTTGTTTGAACCTCCGTGTTCTTAAATCACGCTACTTGTTGTTCCTGCTCTTAGGTCGTTAAATTTAGACAAAGTTTTGCAATAAACAGTATTCATCCAGTCTAGATATCTTAACATGAAGTATGTACAGTTTCCCATTGGTTTATGTATGGTTCTATCAAGCGGAACCGATGATATTTTGAAACGGACAGTAATAGGAAAACAAAGTAATGTTTTGCTGTTTCCCCTTTGTTAAAAGTGACGTATTGCCTGTACGTGTTATCAGTTGTTATCATCCATCATTAAATTCAGAGACTGACATagatatattgtacatacaagtcTGCCTACCTCGATCAACAGCAGTTGTTAATTGGCACACCGACAGAATCCAAAATAATATGGTGAACATGGTCATCTTGTTTTCCCTCGCATTCTATTACTGGACCTTAGTCAGCTCTGACAAAGATGTGTGTAATGAATTGAATGGAATTGATATGGTGCATAAGGTAGAATGCGCCTCAAGGAAGAATTTCCATTGACATCAGACGTCTAAAAATATCTAAATAAATGACATATAGAAGTCTACATCTCTGGTCCCTTTGAAATAATCAAAGAAGTGTTGGCGTTTATcgtctttttttattttgaagagAATCATTGAAATTATTCTTGGGTAAATGTAATCCTCTTTCGACCAGTTTATTTGTTAGTAGACAAAAATTATAAGTTCGGAAAAAAAGATTAAACAGTATTGAGATGCCATATGGATTATAAAATGCcttaaatttgataacatcATTACTtctgtattcaaaatatgtacagtGACCCCATATTATTATGTGATTTTACTTCAGAAGTATTTTTTAGTTTTCTTAAACAATGTCACATCAACAACTTCTGTAAGCAGCAGTACTGGTTCAGGAGATGCAAAGTCGATATTACCTAAAGGAAAATGAAGTGCGGTATTTCCGTACAATGTTTAACTTCTTTGATAATTACCGATTTACAGAAATGAAATCTGTCACATGCTATAATCTATGAGCTCTGTCTTCAGAAGTGTATGACCTGGGGATACCAGACCAGTTTGATTTCCATTTCGATTTTTCTTTACATTCTGCCTTTTTTTCTGTTAGAATGCAACTCAAATATCCCTGCATAGACCTCAAATAGACGACTACATAAGTAAGTCttatatattgtttttaatacataggaaatatattaatataataaagCGTGTGGTTGATATCTGTTTTTACTGGGTGACCTCAAAATCCCTGATGAATGACTTGTGACCTTTCAACAACCTGGATGTTATGCGCACAGATGAGGAGTATGATTAAAATTAGTCAATGTCACGGGAGGTCATTACAGTGGTTtttacagatacatatacattatttgtAATCTATTAGTATCTGTTTTATGActcaatttttttaaacacaattGACATGCAATCATCTACACATGCGCACAACCAACTTGAAAAAAAGGCTAGCTAAATGATGTGCACATTATGTTGTAATTGAATTTTATAATAGCCATATGTCATTCATGTTTTACCATTTCATCCAGTAAATGCTTTGTATcatccaaatatatatatatatatatatatatatatatatatatatatatatatatatatatatatatatatatatatatatatatgtacatatatatcggACATGGGAATAAATCACATTtccttttattttctttatatcTCATGTTTTCCTCCTTGCACTTCCAATTTCAGTATTTGTATTCTGATAGTGACTTAAAACGGAAATGTGATTTATTGCCATgtccgatatatatatatatatatatatatatatatatatatatatatatatatatatatatatatatatatatatatatatatatatatttatatttttatatatttatatattcatatatatgtatgtgtgtgtgtgtgtcaataccatatataacatatacataagTTAATACCATATGAACTCGCTGCACAACGGAAAAACAATATGTTCAAACAATGAAAACTGTATAGAAGAACGGGGAGAAATCAAGAGCCGTGTGAGGAAGAGGGGATACAAcgacacaaacacacaacaacaacttAAGAAGGTAGACAAAATCAACAAACAAGACTGCATCAGAGAAAGGAACAAAGTAATGTTACATACATAGTAATTCGATAAGTACAGCGACTTgcagaaatatagaaatgtccGATTGACCTCAAACAGCTGTGACACTATTGTTATAGAATGTATCCTGAGACAGCTTGTTATAGTACAATAAGTAACGCAAAGGTCAACCATATGTCCTGAGACAGCTTGAGGTGGTACAATGAAAACGAAATCTGACAAAGATCTAAAGACAAAAGAATGTTAATTAACTCTAAACAAAGTTCAAGAGCTGATACAGGTCTAAAGACAAAAGAATGGTAATGAAGCAACTCAATAAAAGAattcattaatatcaataagTTCACATCGGAGATATGAGATCATAATCCAATGAGAGGTTCTATCCAATCAGTTGTCTTAATATGATCATGTGCATGGAATAACtaattttgcatatatttagtAGACATGTCATATTTCAGTAGTGTATAGAAGGACTACTTTGAATCGTGTAAAGTTATATTGTTATCTTTTTCCTGAATGCCGTtaagctgtgtaataaatctgTCTACAAACATCCTGTTGGTCAATGAGCATTGATTCCTGAGTGAGTACCTCTAAGCTCGCCAAGTGAGTGTGATTCCCTATACAAGTGGTTAGGAACAAGGTAGTGACAATAGTCAagacagtctgtctgtctgtgtcatcattgtcatggctagacctgattaggttttgagtcagatctgttaatgtttaattagagaaatttgcatattaatgaaataaactaattacgcaatatctgaagactgcatacttcaatttcaatataatttagtatattcgttacacataacaacatacatttgtcctataaaattcgttgatgtaacttacagcgttaatgaataatttgcataattaatgattttcggtaattaggctatatcttaagactgcatacttcaatttcaatacaatttagtacatatgttaaccataacaaagcagatatgtcctataacatttttgatatagcttacagttttaatgaaaaaattgcataattaatgattttaggtaattaggctatatcttacgactgcatacttcaattttaatacaattcagtacatacattaaccataacaaattgtgtatgtcctataatgttagttgatgtaccttacagtgttaatgaataatttgcataattaatgattttcggtaattaggctatatcttaagactgcatacttcaatttcaatacaatttagtacatatgttaaccataacaaagcatatatgtcctataaaacttttgatatagcttacagttttaatgaaaaatttgcataattaatgattttaggtaactaggttgtatcttaaaaatgcaagcttcaaatttcgtataatatgatacatatatcaaccataataatacgcacctgtcctatgaagattgttgctacaacttttacctttaatgagtattttgaataatgaacaatattcagtaattaagcagtatcatagactcttacatacattaacctaagaaagcacgcttgtccaaaaacaaagccttttaccattgtttttttttttaatttaatgagttatttgcataattagtgattcccttacgggaggcattcagtttaaatctggttgatAATTTTAGTGACAATCTTACTCATGGACGATAACACAGAAATCCCACGAAAATTATTAACTTAGAATGGTCATTCGCATTAACTAATAAAATGTTATGCTGTTTTATTTTGTACCCTTTATCTTTGGTTCTATCATTTATAACCCTTTCGTGCTTCAATGTATTGTCTTAGTTCACTTTGAGCATTTGATCTACGGTAGTTATTTAATAGTTCAAACTTCTTCTCTCTTGCAAATAAACAATCTCTATCCCACCACGGTTTAATGTTATCACTTCAACCCTTAAGTTGTTCATTTCCACTAGATATCATCATGCCAACTCCAGTCCTTGATTAAATCTCAGTTAAAGTATTCAGTGCGTTGTATAAGTCAAAGCATTCTATAGCCTGATAAAACACATGATGCAACTAAGTGAACAAATCATCCTGTAATCTCTGTTTAAAATTCTCCACTAAACTAGCTCCAAGTTTCTAGTTGTATTAAATGTTCGTTTACATTATCGGTATTTTTTACTACATCATCACTTTGGAAGAAAAAAGAGCACTGGATAGGAAAGTGATCCGAAACATCCAGTGTACCAACTATGAACTCACGAATATAATTAAATAAAGATGAGCTAAGTATTACATAATCGACTATGCTGACTCCATTACTCGTACAGCAGGTGTAATTCCCTTCACTATCACCTTGACACCGACCATTTACTAAATGAACATGTTGCTTGTAACATAATTCAATTAACGACCGACCAAAATTATTCACTACATTGTCTCGCGATTTCCTTGGTATTTCAAAGTCGTCTGTTTCGTATTCCAGTTGATGAAAAGTGTTATTTTCCTCAAAATCTACAACAAAATCAGGTAAATTCCCAACTCTAGCATTAAAGTCTCCTACTAATATGAAATCAAAGTTATCAAACTGTGAACATAATTCAACAATATAATTTTCTAACCTTAAAATACAATTTGGTTCACCCTCACTGTAAATTGTGGAACCCTCAGGTGAGATGTAAACACCACCAACAATGATATCACCCGCTTTTCGGTCAATTAGCAAAAATACAACATTCCCATAATCTCTGTGAATTTCttattatttatctatttctttcaaaataaataaacaaacaaacaccaccTGAATATCTTCCGAAATGACTGGTTCGTTTCCTGAAAGTAGAGTAACACTTGTGAGTTGGTAGCCAATCGAAAAAAAATCGTTCATTGACTCAGCCCAAGTTACTGATACACAAACTATGGAAAACGTAGAAAAGTATTTCTTGTTTAATAGTTTTATCGTGGACATATGCTTTCAAGCCCCTCGCATCCCAAGCAACAATGGATTGAATATGGAAGAATAAATCATACTGACTCACACGGGACTCAATACGTAAGGAGGCAATAGATTACACCACAAACAATAGCAACGTGACCGCTCTGGTTACCATTTCGGGTCACGTGACTGGACATACGCGATAATTACTATGAGATGGCTTGGGCCGAATGAGGCAGCTCAGAAAAACCTGAGGGAAACGTCCTGGCCAGAAACACTTTtcactgttatatatatatatatatatatatatatatatatatatatatatatatatatatatatatataattataattatcaaaaataaatcaaacttaCAAATTATGttcacacattgtttaatgaGAAAGAGATATATCATACTATAACAGAAATTGGGAGTGAGAATCACCAGTTCGGCAGTTATGACTTAACTTATGTCACCAAGCTGTTTGGATGATGAAAAAGTGTTTACTGGATGAATTGGTAAAACGTGAATGACATGTGGCTATTATAAAATTCAATTAAAACATATTGTGCACATCATTTAGCGAGCCTCTTTTACAAGTTGGTTGTGCGCATGTGTAGATAAGTGCATGTTAATTGTGTTAAAAAAATGagtaataaaactaataaataaactaatagattaaaaataatgtatatgtagcTGTAAAAACCAATGTACCGACCTCCCGTGACATTGactaattttcaaatattttaatcatACTCCACAGCTGTGCGCATAACATCCAGGTGGTTGAAAGGTCACAAGTCATTCATCATGGATTTTGAGGTCACCCAGTAAAAACAGATTTCAACCATACActttattatattaatatatttcctatgtattaaaaacaatatataaGACGTACTTATGTAGTCGGGTATTTGAGGTCTACGCAGGGATATTTGAGTTGACATTCTAACATAAAAATAGGCAGAAGGTAAAGAAAAATCGAAATGGAAATCAAACTGGTCTGAtagtagtattttatttgccacaaactcaaaatcatatcaacataacaagagagaaagtaaaaaagacagtggaataaatagtacacataaactgatggatgaatacagatgTCTGGTATCCCCAAGTCATAAACTTCTGAAGACAGAACTCATAGATTATAGCATGTGACATATTGCATTTCTTTCAAACGGTAATCATCAAAGAAGTCAAAACTTTGCACCGGAATACCGCACTTCATTTTCCTTTAGGTAATATCGACTTTGCATCTCCTGAACCAGTACTGCTGCTTACAGAAGTTGTTGTTGTGACATTGTTTAAGAAAACTAAAAATTACTTCTGAAGTAAAATCACATAATAATATGGGGTCactgtacatattttgaatacagaGGTAATgatgttatcaaatttaagGCATTTTATAATCCACATGGCATCTCAATACTGTTTAATCTTTTTTTCCGAAGTTATATGTTTTGTGTACTAACAAATAAACTGGTCAAAAGAGGATTATATTTACCCAAGAGTAATTTCAGTGATTCTCTCAAAAATACAAAAGATGAACTCCAACACTTCTTTGATTACTTCAAAGGGACCAGAGTTGTAGACTTCCATGTGTCATTTATTTAGATATTTTTAGACGTCTGATGTGAAGGGAAATTCTTCCTTGAGGCGCATTCTACCTTATGCACCATATCAATTCCATTCAATTCATTACACACATCTTTGTCAGAGCTGACTAAGGTCCAGTAATAGAATGTGAGGGAAAACAAGATGACCATGTTCACCATATTATTTTGGATTCTGTCGGTGTGCCAATTAACAACTGCTGTTGATCGAGGTAGGCAgacttgtatgtacaatatctcTATGTCAGTCTCTGAATTTAATGATGGATGATAACAACTGATGACACGTGTAGGCAATACGTCAGTTTCAACTTAGGGGAAACAGCAaaacatgactttgttttctttttactCCCCGTTTCAAGATATCTTCCATCGGTTCCGCTTGATAGAACCATACATAAACCAATGAGAAACTGTACATACTTCATGTTAAGATATCTAGACTGGATGGATACAGTTTATTGCAAAACTTTGTCTAAATCTAATGACCTAAGAGCAGAACAACAAGTAGCGTGATTTAAGAACACGGAGATTCAAACAAATTGTTGTCTGGCACGACAAATATATTAATCATGTTTGATCGTTTGAATGTATTCACAATCTTACACTCCCAAATCATATCGTCTAGCTCGCCAAATATTTAATACTTCTAAGTGTTATCGTCTGACACGTCGAAATGTTAAAAATAATCCATAATAAAGTCGTCAACATTATAGTTAAATTCTAAGTCACAAAAACTGGGGAAAAAATGTCGTCTGGCTGGAGAAAagtcttgctacattttattacgagatcttcattcagtcagtagaTGAAATGTGGTTGATAATACTTTTCTTGAGGCAGACGATAACATGCAGCAGATTGTAGTCAGACAAGTTTTTTGTTTCAAATCTGGTTATTTTCCTTGTATTAGTCGACTAACTGCTCATGAGGCAATTATCAAAAATATGGCAATGTTGATAAGGGTTTTTGGGATGCTTACACCAGCCGATGAAAAGTAGGATTTAATAGGAAGTGTGATTTCCTGTCAAGCGATACATTGGAACAATTAATTAGTTTTCTGTCCACCATCTTTCTATTACCTTCCGTacggaaggttatatattagggaaGAAaaatctgtgtgtctgtgtcgccattttacaaaaaaacaactggctcaattcaaacgaaatttggcacACGTGTTCCGTTGGCTAATGACAAGAAGTGagtaggttttggtaaacatcacaataatattaatgagcaatttacgtagttaatggttttcggtaaattaggctgtatctcaagaatgcacacttcaaattaaatataatgtggtacatacatttgcgataccaaatcACACCCCTTcctgaaaatattgttgatgtagctgttagttttgataagttattggcatatttctgGTAGgcaacacagaaaaaaaaacgtttctAGTCAGGAGATATTGTCTAAGGTAGTACGACGATgcaattttcaaaaacattctcaacaaatgttactcaATTTACTattcattgcagttactgttcttttatttagtactttgcAGCAAGTGTGTATTTGGGCAGATGGCTtgggctagttcatgattagttatgcagttgtcttcactgaattGGCAATttatgtagggagagttacttttgtgttttccctttcatctgcagtctgagttggctggacaaacatttGATGCGGGAAGGGGGTGGGGGGAG
It includes:
- the LOC144445385 gene encoding LOW QUALITY PROTEIN: sulfide:quinone oxidoreductase, mitochondrial-like (The sequence of the model RefSeq protein was modified relative to this genomic sequence to represent the inferred CDS: deleted 2 bases in 1 codon), whose amino-acid sequence is MAVAGLVDALDTDFGVCSNYSYKYVQKKFPAIQNFNEGNAIFTFPTNPIKCAGAPQKIMYLAKDYFRKHGKRDNANVMFNTAGGVIFAVKKYAKSLLEIVQTRNINVNYQHNLVEVNAEKREAVFEKLNTEDKERVSFPYEMLHVCPPMEPPRVLQSSTLSDSTGFMDVVKETCQHKQYPNVFGIGDCTNIPISRTAAAVAGQCGVLDQSLKAVMKGKSPKPQYDGYTSCPLITGYGKLILAEFDFNGEPLETFPLIDQGKESRLVYHLKQDVMPTLYWQALVKGLWNGPGIRRKVMHFGMSK